The nucleotide sequence GGCGACAAGCGGGATACCGGCCACGCACGGCACACTGCGTGATCTCTCTGACGCTCACCACATCACTATGGCAGCCTTCGAGTCATTCGTCTTCGTCTTCGCCGCATCGTTCTCCATCGGCCTCTCCGGTGCGATGTCCCCCGGTCCGTTAACCGTATTCGTGATGGGGCAGAGTGCCCGCTACGGCATAGTAGCCGGCCCGCTGGCATCGTTGGGGCACGGACTATTGGAGGCGGCACTCGTCGTGCTGCTGTGGCTCGGACTCGCCCGCGTACTTCAGTGGGATCCGGTGCTTGCAGCTATCGGCGTGGTAGGCGGCCTCGTGATGATTTGGATGGGCTGGCAAATCGTGAGCGGCGTGCGGCGCAAAGGCGCAAGACTGGCCGAATCTGTTTCTGACAAGCATGCCGATCACCCTATGGTGGGCGGAGCCCTACTTAGCTTGGCGAACCCCTATTGGTCGTTCTGGTGGGCCACCGTTGGCATCTCCACGATGACAACCCTCGCGTTGCCGCGTGGCGCGACCGGTCTCGCTGCCTTCACTCTCGGCCACGTCGCCAGCGACTTCCTTTGGCTCACGCTGGTTGCCATTGTCTTTGCGACCGGGAGACGCTTCATCTCGGACCGTATGTACCAGTCCGCGCTCTATCTCTTCGGCATGGTCCTGGCGCTCTTTGGGCTCTACTTCATATGGTTCGGCGTAATGAAGCTCTTGTCACCCTAAATCCGGGTGGCTCGCGCCATAGAGCTTACGGAGTATTGAGGACCTCTTGCGCCGCAGGATTCTAAACCAAATTCCATAGACGGTAGGCAAAATCCGCTGGTATAATCGGATTCGGCGCCATTCATTCGCCACGGTTGATCGAGCGTTACTTCGATACATCTCGTGCGCTGGTCAATTCCTTCTGCCCCCGTAGCTCAGTGGACAGAGCAACTGCCTTCTAAGTAGTCGGTCGGGTGTTCGAATCACCCCGGGGGTACCGCTGGTCTGCCTTCTTCCTCAGTTGTCCGCCCCGCGGGCAAAGGTCCCCGCAACCCATGCCTCCGCAGGGTTTACCAACGGCCCGCGCAGCACGGTATGCATGCCAAACTTGCCACGGATTTTATCTACGGCCCGGTCACGTTGGCTCAGCCGATCCTCGGGCTCTAACCAAAGCGGCAACTGACCCTCTCCTGCGGGTATCAACTCGTGCACCCCCACTCCGATGAGTCGATACCCACCGGCGACGAGCTTGACGCCGTGCAGGAGCCGCTTCGCTTCGGCATAGATGATGTCGGTTGCATCAGTCGGACGCGCGAGCGTGGTCTGGCGGGACAGTGTCGCAAAGTCTGCCGAACGCAGTTTAAGTGCAATCGTTCTGCCCCGCATTCCCTTCCCACGCAGTCTCTTTCCCACCTGTTCCGCCAGCGACATGAGCATATTGAACAACGTCTCACGCTCATAGACCGTGTGAGGAAACGTCGCTTCATTGCTTACACTCTTCATCGAATGTGACTGCGACACCCTTCGCGAATCACGCCCGTGTGCCAGATGATACGCCTGCCTACCCCATGCGCCAAATGCACGCTGCAACGCATCGCTGGAGTAAGCTGCTAACTGGCCGATAGTGCGAATGCCGTAGGCGTGCAGTCGCGCTCCCATCTGCGGACCCACCCCCCACATGGCGCCAATCGGCAGTGGCGCCAAGAATGCTTGCTCGCCTCCCTGAGGAACAAGCACCAACCCATCGGGCTTGCCGGTGTTTGTCGCAATCTTGGCCACATACTTGGAGTTCGCGATACCTATTGAGATCGTCAGTCCGCACTCAACTTTGACTCGCTCCCTGATTTCCCTGGCCGCGGGCACCGGACCGCCTTTCCAGCGTTCCAAACCCGTCGCATCGAGAAAGGCCTCGTCGATTGAAAGCGACTCCACCGCAGGCGAGTATTCCCTCAATATGCCCATCACGCGAGCCGATTCAGTCTGATACTTTCTGTAATTGCCTCTTACGAAAATGCCGTGCGGGCACAAGCGCCGCGCCCGCGCGCCGGGCATCGCCGCATGGACGCCAAACACCCTCGCCTCATACGACGCCGCTGTTACGACACCGCGCCCTCCCGCACCGCCTACCATGACCGGCTTGCCGCGCAATGCAGGATTGTCACGCTGCTCCACGGCAGCAAAAAAGGCATCAAGATCGGCATGGATAATCCAACGCGAGGCCATTGTGTTTCCCTTCGTTCTTCAATCCGGCAATACCTACCCCAAATTACTGCATGCGAAGAAAGGCTTCACATGAGAGCATTCTTGAAGGGAGGCCAAACGCAACACCACAAGCCACCGAGAGGAGGCCACTTCCCAGGTAAACTGTCGCAGGACGAGCCGATGCCAATGCGGCTCAGCGACTCCAATGCCTACTCTCTTGAAAACGGTTACACTGTGATTGCTGCCCGCAGGGGGTTGACTTCGCAGCGGGCAAGGCCAAATAGCTAAGATTAACAGGAGCAGAGGCAAGCAATGGTCACACTTGGCGACGGAAACTACACATACACGGTATCTGGGACTAATTGGGGCAACTTGCCGGCGGGCGCCAATTACAAAGAGGCCACGTCCGTAGCAGTGGACTCCCACGACAACGTGTACGTCTTCAATCGCGGTACTCATCCCATGGTCGTTTACGACTCGGACGGAAACGTGCTGCGCACCTGGGGTCACGGCATCTTCGACACGCCGCATGGGGTTGCGGTAGGGCCGGACGACTCCGTGTATTGCATCGATAGCGGTGACTCAACCGTGCGCAAATTCACGCCGGCCGGCGAATTGCTCATGACCCTTGGCACACCTGGCGAACCGCCGCCGCCAATGAGCGGTAAGCCCTTCAACCGCCCGACGACGGTCGCGTTTGCGCCGGATTCAGAAGACTTCTACGTGGCGGACGGGTACAGCAACGCGCACGTGCACAAGTTTTCGGGGGATGGTGAACTGCTCCACTCCTGGGGCGCGTCCGGCACCGAGCCGGGACATTTCAACATCGTGCACGACATCTCGGTGGATGCCGCCGGGCGCGTGTACATAGCCGACCGCGAGAATCACCGCGTGCAGATCTTTGCGGCAGACGGTACGTACCTGACGCAATGGGTAAACCTCTCGAAGGCCGCCTGCGTGCTCGTGGACCCGCGCGGCGAGGACCTGGTCTACGTGGGCGAGTATTTCGGCGGCATAGATTCAAACGCAATGGGCATGGACCTCGGCCCGCGCGTCTCCATTCTGGACACCGCCGGCAACGTGCTGGCGCGCCTGGGCAGGGAGTCCTACGGCGACGCACCCGGCCGCTTCTACTCACCGCACAGCCTGGCCGTAGACTCTAAGGGCGACATCTATGTAGCGGAGGTTTCCTGGAGCGAGTACGGCATGAAGCTCGACCCGCCGCGGGAACTGCGGTCGTTGCAAAAGCTCATCCGGCAGCCGGCCTAGCTCCGTCGTGATGCGCCGCCCTATCCCATAAGGCCCTATTGCAACGAGGGACAAATGAAAAGAGCGAGAGAACCGATGTGGTTCTCTCGCTCCTTGTTCTTCTCGCACATGTCCGTATTGCGCAGCGCACGCTTGCGTTCGAATCAAGCGCAGCGCGCCCTAAGGGCAATGCTAGCCTGCAGCGTCAAAGAGGGCGTTAATCTGGTCCTGCGCCTGCCGCAAACCTTCAGCCACACCGATTTCGTTATCGAAAATCGGATTCATGCTGGGGTTGATGCCTTCGCGGATCATCTGTTGCCAGGTCACCACGTCATGGGTCGGCAGCGAAATGGTCGCGCGCAGCGAGTCTTCCAGCTGAGCGCGAGATGCCGGCGGACCCGACTTTTCAGTGCTGGTATAGAGCTCCAGCGCGGAGTCAAGCCTGGCCGGAACCTCATTGAAGTTCGCCACGATGCTGTCCTGCACCGGCTTCGTAAGCGAGTGGGCCAACCACTTCCAGGCTGCGTCCGGCACTGACGTTTGCGGGTTCATCACGGTGCCGCGGAAGTTACTGTTGTTGCCGGTCTGTCCGGTAGTTGGCGCCTTCGGCAGGAAGGTAACATCCCAATCCAAATCGGGATGGTCCTTGTAGCGATTCCAATACCAGTCTCCCGCGGAGAAGATTGAGACCAGACCTGAAATCATCAGCGCGGATGGATGGAGTCCACCTTCGCGCATCGCCGTGTACTCGTCGCGGGTTGGCGCAACGCGATGCTTCTGCACCAGATCCACGCAGAACTGCACCGCATCGATCGCTTCCTCGGAGGCGATGGTGCACCGTGTCCGATCCTCATTGAGCACGCTGCCGCCGTTCATCTGGATGTAATTGCCCCAGCCGGTCTCGATCCCGTGCAGGTGTCCCTGGCCGTAGCGCGTGATGTTTTCGCCATCGCGCTGGGTCAGCTTTTCGGCGTACTCCTGCATCGCGTCCCAGTCCCAGCCGTCACCGAGCTCGGCGGGTGGGGTCAGACCGGCTGCCACGACGTGCTCTTCGTTATATTGCGTGTTGCTCGTGCTATAGTCCCATGGTGTCCCGGACGCTTTACCGTCAGTTGAGTACCAGTCGACGAAGGACGGCAGCACTGCTCCCAGGTCTTCTGTTGCTTGCTGATCAGCGGCAAAGAATTGCGAAAGGTCGCCTACCACCCGACCGCCATCTATCCACGACTTGATGTTCACGCCGTTTATCAGAAAGATGTCGGGGCCGGTCTGGGCGGCGAGGGCGGCAAGTACCGCATCCCAATAGCCTCCCGGCGGTTTCTCAACCGTAAGCGCAACCTCTTGTTGCAGCCCGTTGTACTCCCCCACTAACGCCTCAAAGCCTGGGACATACGTGATGCCCCACTGCCAGAAGAGGACCGGAGTTGCGCCCTCGGCCGCGGGGGCCTTGGCTTCCTCTTTGGCCGGCGCGTCGCCTTGCGCCATCTCCTCGCCGTCACCCGATGGCCCGGCCTGCATGCCGCAGGCAGCCAGGAGCACGCCGGCGCCGGATAGAGCCGCCCCACCCAAAAGGGTGCGACGTGAAACTCCACGAATCTCGCTCCCATTCAGTCTGTTCATCACTAAACCTCCTTGATGAGAGAGCACCACCATTGCGATCACAACCGTTGTGGTTGCTTCTTGCAGCATAGCCACAACGTTTTTCACCGTCAAGAGTGAGCTAGGCACATTTAGAGCGCGATTACCACTTACGCCCGAAACTTGCCGGCGCTAGGCACCAAGGGCGGCCTTCACGCCATACTCCACGTTTACCTGCCTGCCGGTGCGCGCCGCTTGATACGCGGCCTCGATGACCTGCAGCACGTGGAGCGCATCTTCCAAGGTCACGGCGGGCGGGCGATCGGTATGGAGTTCTGCCACGAACTGCCGCAAGATGTCGTAGAACCAACGATGGCCGCCGTAAACAGACATCATTGCGGGGTTATATTCGATGCTCTTCTGCGGCGCGCCCGACCACGCAGGCGCATCGCTGACGACTTCCAGCACCTGCCCGCCCACGGGTGTCCAGTTTGCCCAGCCGTGCTCGCCACGATAGACGAAACAGGAGTCATAGCCACTCGCCTGGGGCGGCTGCGCATAGGCGGCGTGCAAACTGCCCAACGCGCCGTTTTCGTACTCCATCGCGACCACAGCCACATCTTCGAGAGGGTCGTCGATGTATCCCAGCGGACGGCCCGCAAGCGCCTGCACGGTCTTGACCTCACACTGCACAAGGTGGCGCATGAACTCGATGTAATGTCCCCCCAGCATATGCAGCACACCGCCGCCCTCGTTGGCAGCAGTAAACATGAAGTGGGTCGGCTCCCGGCTGCCGGGGCGCACCTGGGTGGTTACGAGGCGGCTCTCAAGTGAAAGCGGAGCGCCAAAGACGCCCTGGTCGATGAATTGCTTGAGGTCCTGCATCGCGGGATGAAAACGCCAGGGATACCCCGCAAGCACCTTGACCTGATGGTGATCCACAGCCTGCACCAGCCGCGCCAGGTCGGCCGCCGAACGGGCAAACTGCTTCTCCACAAAGAAGTGCTTGCCGGCTGCCGCCAACTTTATGCCGACGTCGGGTATTTCGTTCGCCGGCAGCACGACACAGGCGAGGTCGAAGTCCTCTTTCTCGATGAGTTCGTCCGCGCTGGCGTACAATGTGGCCGCTGGATCAAACGCCCGTGCCAAATCTCGCAGCCTTGCGTCGCTATCTTCGCAGTAGGCAACAATCTGCACATCGGGAATCTGTTTGAAGGTGTGAATGTACCCCGGCGACGGCCGCGCGGGATCCAAGCTGCCCACGTGCGGATGCCGCAACCCAACCATGGCGACGCGAACTGGAATCTTGAGCGACATAGTTCTACCTCTTAAATAGGGTTAATTCTCTTTGCCAAGGCGACATTAATCCTAGCGAAGTCCAATAGCATCGGTAAAGGCCGTTCCGAATAACCTGCCTCTTGACACTTGAGAGTTACACGCAGGGGCACGACATGTCGTGCTCCTATTGTATTTCAACTGCCAATTGGGCAGGAATACCCCACACGTTACGTTGGCGTAATCAGTCTTGTTTCTCTATCGTCAAACGGAAAGTCTATACGGGCGCAGCCCCGGCGGAAAGACTCCCGCATGGCGAGGGCAATCTCCAGGGCGGCGTAGCCGTCCTCGCCGTTGCAATCCGGCTCCTTGTCGGTTTCCACGCACGCGACCATATCGGCAACCGCTCCGGCAGTAGGGCTTGGCAGCCGCTGCGGTCGCGGAAAGGCTTCACGCACCGGCCGGTCGGCTCTGCCGCCGCCCGCGCGCCGCCAGAGCTCAAACTCCCGGCCACCGTCGAGGGCCCGAATGCGTCCGTGCTCACCTATTATGTCCCACTCCTGCACCGCCGCGCCGGTGCCCATCATGCGCAGGTAGCCGCGTACGCCATTTTGAAATGCAACATAAGCGTTGCCGCCGTACCGGTCCCAATCGTCGCTCAGGGCGGCTGGATCACCGATTTCGCCCACCAGCCAGTCTACCGGCGCGTCGCTGGCAAAGTAGCGCAATAAGTCAACCCAATGGCTGCCGTCATGAGAAAGGGTGGAACCGCAGTAGCCGGTTACTTGGAGCACCGTGCCAATTTCGCCGTCGTCAATGAGTTGCTTGGCTTGGCGGTAGAAAGGATGCCAACGGCGCAGACAGCCCACGCCCAGTTTGGCGCCGTGGCGGCGGCAGGCTGTGAGCATTGCCTCGGCCTCGCCCAGCGACCACGCCAGCGGCTTTTCGGCAAAGATCACCTTTACCCCTGCCTCGGCACACGCCGCCACCACTTCCGGCCGCTCCTCGGCGCGGGTGCAGACGCTGACAATATCCAGGGATTCCCGCTCCAAGAGCTCTTCGTGGCTTTCATAGACGCGCTCCACGCCCCAGCGGCGGCGATAGATGTCCCGCTTTTCTCGCACCGGATCGGCGGCGGCAACCACCTCCACCCGTGGCTCCTCCATATACGCGGCCGTATGAGAAAACGGGAGAATAACGCTGCTGTTGCCCTGTACTTCATCGTCAATGGTGCTGCCGATCCGGCCACAGCCAATGACGCCTACCCGGTACGTCGCCACAATTCTCGTTCTCCTATTTCTTGCGCTGCGCGGCAATAGCGCTTAGCTATTTTCATGGGCAGCGTACAGTGTTTGGACTCCAATTCATACAGTTTATTGGCAAAACAAGAAGCCAGCTAGTTCATCCTAGCTGGCTTCTCAAGAATCTTCCAAGAAACGGTTTGGCTACGTGCCTGTATGGGCGCTCACAGCCTTAGAGGGACGCGAATCATCTCTGTCCCGCGCTGAAGTCAAGCCGGTTCGCGCCGCTGAACTGGCCTGCCTTAGCCGCCCATGCGCGCGATGTCAGCCTCAAGCTGCACCTGTGCGATGTCCTGAATGATCTTCATGCCTTCCTCGGCAGTCAACTCGCCGCGCCACACCGGGTGGAAACCATCGCTGAAGAGCTGAGCCTGGAAGCCACCGTAGCCCGAAGGCAGACCGGGATAGCGGCCGCCGTATTCCAATTCCGCCGCAAACGTGGCGTAGTCCGGATCATCGGCAATGAGGCCCTGGTAACCTTCGTGGTTCAGAACGGACCTACTCACCGGCAGATTCGTGCCGCCGGAAGCCCTGATGACGAAGACTTGGGCGTCAGCCGAAACGGCGTACTGGGCAAACCGCAGCGACGCATCCAGTATGTCGGCGTTTTCCTGTACGAACACCGCGACGTTCTGGCCGCCGTTGGGCGCATGACGCTTCGTTTGAATCGGCGTATGGATCACCTTGAAATTATCGCCGCGCTGGCGGAGCGTCGGCAGGCGGTACGGGCCCTGGGACTCGAATACCGTCTTGCCGTCGTGGAACAACTCGCCGCCCCACTCGTCCTTATACGGCGCGAGTTGGTAGGCGTTCATCCAGTCGCTAATCATCTGGGTGGCCCAGATCGCCTCTTCGGAATCGAAGTTCCAGCGTGTCTGTTCCTCGTTCAGCCACGTGAAACCGGCGCTGCCGGCAACTTGGTCCCAGCGGCTGAGACTGCGCGGGTGGTAGTCCCAACCCCACACGTCGGGCGGATTCGCGGCTTTTTGGGCCGCCTCCAACATGTCATCCCAGGTCCAGCCCTCTTCCGGATCGCTGACACCGGCCGTTGAGAGGATGTCCGGATTCCAGATCATGATGCTGTTGTTGGTATTTATCGGCAGACCGGTCAGCTTGCCTTGCCAGGTGGTACTAAGGGTCATGCCCTCAAAGTAGTCAGCGCGCTGATCGGTCCAGCCGGGGAAGCGCTTCAGCTCTTCCTCGTGGTCCACCGTCACGCCGGCGGCAAAGAAGTTGGTGCTGTCCGGCCAGGCATGCCAGTGCAGTCCAGGGGGTACGCCGCCCGCTGACGCGGTCTTCGCTTCGTCCGCACCCTTGCCGGGCACGATCTCTACGAGGATATTGTCCTCGTTCTCGGCGTTATACTTGACGACCATGTCGGACAGGCCCTGCACCTGCGGGTGCAGCCCTGCGGCGCCAAAGCCAATGTACGACCAAAACGAAATAATGGTGCGCCCATCGGCCATGCTCATCGACTCTTCAGCCGCGGGGGCCTCGGCTTCCTCTGCCGGCGCGTCTGCCGGCGCCACGCCCTGGCCGCACGCCGCCAAGAAGGCGGAACCAAGTCCGGCTACCGCACTGCCGTATAGAAACTTTCGACGACTAATACGCTGCATGTGCATCTCCTCCTTCGCACGATACATTAAAAAAACCTGGAGCATTTACCGCTCGTGGCACTTCGATACTGCCACGCTGCTCCAGATTCCTAACTTAATTGAGATGTTGCAACTTTGTCAAGATTACCTTGCGCTACACCGCGCATCGCAGCTACTCCAAGCTGCAATCGGTCTCCGTGCCACCTCAGGCGCACGGCAATACCGGAATTGCGCCTAGACGCCGGCACGCGCAATGCTCAGCCAAAACCTCTTGACACTAAACGCCCATCGTTCTGCGAACTTTCGCCTCGCGTCGACGCTGACGACGAATTGCCCGCTGTAATGCCAGACGCTCCTTCTCTGCCTTGGAGCGATAGAACCGTCGCAAACGGACTTCTCGCATTACGCCGGACCGGTTTACTGATGAGCGAAACCGCTGCAAGAGACTTTCAAAGCTCTCGCCGTCGCGCACGGTCACAGAAGACAAATCAATCACACTCCTCTTGAGTTCTTGTTGTCCCGCGCACAGGATTATGCCTATGCGCCCACGAAAACAAACCTAGGCCACTCACCATACCATACTTCGCGCTTTACAACAATCCAGGAATCACACCGGCTCGCCAACGGCGCTCTCTTGCTTCAGATCGCTATCCACCATCATCTGTATGAGCCCCCGAAAGTCGACAGTCGGCTCCCATCCCAGTTTCTCACGCGCTTTCGAGTTGTCTGCGATCAAAAGATTGACTTCCGCCGGGCGCAAGAATCGCGGGTCCGTGCCCACATAATCCTGCCAGTCCAAGCCAACGTGATCGAATGCAACTGCACACATCTCCTGGATCGTGTGCGTTTCGCCGGTGCCGATCACATAGTCGTCTGGCTCGTCCTGTTGCAACATCATGTGCATCGCCTGCACGTAGTCACCGGCGTATCCCCAGTCGCGCTTCGGCGACAGATCGCCCATTAAGAGTTTGTCCTGCCTGCCAAGCTTGATACGCGCCGCCGCATTCGTGGTCTTGCGCGTTACAAATTCCAGACCGCGCCGCGGCGATTCGTGGTTGAACAAGATTCCCGAGCAGGCATACATGTCGTAGCTTTCGCGGTAATTCACTGTCGTGTAGTGCCCGTACGTCTTGGCCACACCGTAGGGACTGCGTGGGTAGAATGGTGTCGCCTCGCTTTGCGGCATTTCACGCACCATACCAAACATCTCGCTGCTCGACGCCTGGTAGAAGCGAATGTCGCGATTCACAATGCGAACGGCTTCCAGCAGCCGCGTGACTCCCAGGCCGGTGATCTCACTCGTGAGCACCGGCTGGCGCCACGACAAGGGCACAAAGCTGATCGCGCCTAAGTTGTAGACTTCATCCGGCTGCGTGACTTCCACCGCAGCAATGAGCGAACTCTGGTCCAAAAGGTCACCTTCAATGAGTTCCAGATTGGGAATAAGCCGCTGTACAGCTTCAGCTTTGGGGTTGTTCTGTCCTCTTATCAGACCGCATACCTTATATCCCAAGCCAATGAGATGCTCGGCAAGATACGTCCCATCCTGGCCGGTAATTCCAGTGATCAACGCTGTTTTCACGGCTGTTACCTCGTCTCAGAATGGCGATAGCGCCTCGAATAGTTCGCACATGCTACCTGCCGCCCACTAGAGAATCTGCCGCCTGGCGCAAACCTCAACTCGCATCGGCCGAGCTTCAGACTCGACCTCTGCACCATGCAGCACCGCTTGAGAAAGTTTGGAAATGGCAGGCATAGCGCGCCGTTAGTGCAGCGGCACAGAGCCCCAGAGGCAGAATCACATGCGCACTATGGACAGGCAGTGTGGGCGAGAAACCTCAAAGAGGCTATCTATGCATGGGAGCGATCAGGTCGCACCTTCTAATGCTATCATAGGTGCAATGACGCTCGCACTGGGGTGCAATTACGCTCGCACTTGACGCTCTGCTCGATGGCTCGGGTACGCAAGCTCGGCGAATTCCACGGTCCTGCTCAAGGACGCTCGTGATTGTCTGTGCCTGCCGCTGCGTGAGCCTCGGAGAATAGCTTATGGCTGAAGAACGGCAACCGTTTTCGTATACGGTGGAGACCGCACGCGGCGTGCGCACGCTCGCGTTTCCCGCTGAGATCGTGGCGCAGGGCCGCGGCGTGCCGCGCACCGTCAGGTGCTACGCCGTGACGGATGAAGTCCGCATGGTACGGATTGAAGCGCGACGCGCGGATGGCCTGCGCTTCAACGTGCTCGATGAGTACAATCAACCGCTCAACGATGCCCCGGTACAATGGGAAATCATCTGGCGGTGAGCGGCCGCGCACCGCACAAAACGTACGGGACTCCTTTAGCTCAATGCGGACTGGAGCTTGGACTCGCTCACTGGGGAACTAGGGTGCGTATGAAAGGACTTATGAAGTCGTGAGAAGGCCGGACGAATGCCGCGACATGCAAGACGTACGCGCTGAGATAGACCGCATAGACAAAGAGGTCATTCGACTGCTAGGCCAGCGGTTCGCGTACGTGCAGGCTGCGTCCCAATTCAAGACGAGTGCGACCTCCGTACGTGCGCCGGAACGCTTCACGGCTATGCTGGAGCAACGCAGAGCTTGGGCGCAGGCAGCCGGGCTGGACGGCGGCGTTATCGAAAACATGTACCGCGAACTGGTGAACTACTTCATCGAGGAAGAGATGAAGAAGTGGCAGTCTGAAACGCAGGATAATCCTTCCTGACCTGGTATTGCCACGGCGTCCGGATAGTCCCAGGGATGGAGAGTTGCCACAGCAGCACCAGCGGCTTTAGCAAATAACTGCCATGTCAGGATGTTCCGATTGACGTTATCCTGCTTAAGGCACTACTCCAGATTGTCGGCCAAACTAAACTCACGTTCGGCCTTAGTTTCGGGCAACTGAATAAATCGCAGCAATTAGTAGTTTTAGGCTGGGGTTGGCAAGAGGCAAGACATGTGATCGTCTCTAGGTCTGAGCCAACTTCCAACTGTCATTCTGAGGAGCGCAGCGACGAAGAATCTAGAATCGGGAGCTTTTTTAGATTCCTCGCTGCGCTCGGAATGACATGAACGCTGCCTGCAAAGACTACAAGCCTATATCTACTAGTTCCCTAAATCGCGTCTTTGCGGTCTCCTCTCACCTGAGGAACAAGCGCTGATAGAATCTGCTCAGTAACGCGCAAGGCCCCATTTCGTGTCCGCACAAAGTGTTAGCTCACTCCAACGTCGCATAGCGAAACTCCTGACAAGGCGAAATGATACACTTGCTTGCGTCGAGATTGAGAGTGGCGGTCTCGTCTCCCGCAGCCTAACCTCAGTGCCGGGCAGCTCCGCCTACTTTGCCGGCGCTCTCATCCTTGCGGCAGATGCCGCACTATGGCCCCAAGCGATCACGGGCGACAGGAGCTGGCAGCATGAGCCGGCTGGCAGTCACGTTCGCCTTGACGGTGCGGCCGCGGCCGCCCAGCAGGCGTTCGGCGCGCATTGGGGACTGGCAGTGGAGTACGTGCCTGCGATGAATGCGGACTCAGTCCATCTTGCGCTGCGCACGCCTAACGGCAGTTCAGTGCTCGAAGTTATGTCGCCTCGTGTTGAAACAGTGTCGACCGCAGAGAGCGCAGAACTTTCGCATGAGGAACGACTGGTACAATGCATCCTGAGGTGTTTCGCAAACCGTCTGCAGGAGATCTGTGAAAATCTGCCATGATGCGCGCCACCTATGAACGCAATGCGCTTCTTCTCCAGGTTGAGACCTACGACCTGGAGGGAGTCGACCACTACAAGCTGATGCTGGTCTGGCAAGAGGACCGGCACACGATCCACGAAGTGCACCTCGCGGCTCAAGAGGTCTACGCCGGCCCTCAAGCCGGCGACCGGGTTACACTCACGTATCTCATGGACACGCCCCTACGCGTCAAACCCTATGCCGATCCTTCACCATCCGTGGTCCCCCCTTCCGACTCGAAGTCGTAAGTTTGCATGTTTTCAGACATTGTGGACTGCCTTCATGGCTTCAAGAACAGCCTGGATTGCAGACACAAGCAGAGCACGC is from Chloroflexota bacterium and encodes:
- a CDS encoding twin-arginine translocation signal domain-containing protein, with the protein product MQRISRRKFLYGSAVAGLGSAFLAACGQGVAPADAPAEEAEAPAAEESMSMADGRTIISFWSYIGFGAAGLHPQVQGLSDMVVKYNAENEDNILVEIVPGKGADEAKTASAGGVPPGLHWHAWPDSTNFFAAGVTVDHEEELKRFPGWTDQRADYFEGMTLSTTWQGKLTGLPINTNNSIMIWNPDILSTAGVSDPEEGWTWDDMLEAAQKAANPPDVWGWDYHPRSLSRWDQVAGSAGFTWLNEEQTRWNFDSEEAIWATQMISDWMNAYQLAPYKDEWGGELFHDGKTVFESQGPYRLPTLRQRGDNFKVIHTPIQTKRHAPNGGQNVAVFVQENADILDASLRFAQYAVSADAQVFVIRASGGTNLPVSRSVLNHEGYQGLIADDPDYATFAAELEYGGRYPGLPSGYGGFQAQLFSDGFHPVWRGELTAEEGMKIIQDIAQVQLEADIARMGG
- a CDS encoding GDP-mannose 4,6-dehydratase, with product MKTALITGITGQDGTYLAEHLIGLGYKVCGLIRGQNNPKAEAVQRLIPNLELIEGDLLDQSSLIAAVEVTQPDEVYNLGAISFVPLSWRQPVLTSEITGLGVTRLLEAVRIVNRDIRFYQASSSEMFGMVREMPQSEATPFYPRSPYGVAKTYGHYTTVNYRESYDMYACSGILFNHESPRRGLEFVTRKTTNAAARIKLGRQDKLLMGDLSPKRDWGYAGDYVQAMHMMLQQDEPDDYVIGTGETHTIQEMCAVAFDHVGLDWQDYVGTDPRFLRPAEVNLLIADNSKAREKLGWEPTVDFRGLIQMMVDSDLKQESAVGEPV
- a CDS encoding isochorismate lyase, which codes for MRRPDECRDMQDVRAEIDRIDKEVIRLLGQRFAYVQAASQFKTSATSVRAPERFTAMLEQRRAWAQAAGLDGGVIENMYRELVNYFIEEEMKKWQSETQDNPS
- a CDS encoding CinA family protein, translated to MSAQSVSSLQRRIAKLLTRRNDTLACVEIESGGLVSRSLTSVPGSSAYFAGALILAADAALWPQAITGDRSWQHEPAGSHVRLDGAAAAAQQAFGAHWGLAVEYVPAMNADSVHLALRTPNGSSVLEVMSPRVETVSTAESAELSHEERLVQCILRCFANRLQEICENLP